CGCGCGCTGCTCGTGACGCTGCTGACCGGCAGCGCGGTGGCCGCGCGTGCCGACCAGGCCGACGGGCTCACGCTGGCGCAGCGCAAGAACTGCATGGCCTGCCACGCAGTAACCAAGCCGCTGATGGGCCCGTCGTTCCGCGACATCGCCGGCAAGTATGCGGCGCGCGGCGACGCCGTCGACTACCTGGCCCAATCGATCGTGAAAGGCAGCGTCGGCGTATGGGGCAACGTGCCGATGCCCGCCAATACGCAACTGACGAACACCGAAGCCCATACGCTCGCGCAATGGGTGCTGTCGCTGCGCTGAACCGGATGCCCCGGACGGCGATCGCCGTTGCGCCGGGCGCTGCCGACAGGCGGGCCTGTACCGGCTGACCGGCGCCCTGACGGCCGCGTCACCGGTACCGACTGGAACCGCACCCTCTTTTCCGCCACGGATCGACCGTGCGCTCAGCCGGAGTGACTGGTGCGGCGGCGCGCGATCTCTTCATCGACCGCGTCGCGGACCCAATCCATCACCTCGGTTTCCAACGCGAGCGCCACCTCGCGCGTAACCTGGCCGACGAGCCAGGCCGAATGCTCATGCAGCGCGTCGCGGCAGCGTGCCTCGATCGCGTCGCGGCCGGCTCCGGTCAGATAGTTCGTCAGCCGATTGCGCAGGCGCTCGGCGATATGCTGCGCGTCCTCCGGCGTCAGCCCCGCGGCAGCCGCTACATCCGGCTGCGGCGCCACGGCCGGTACGACCGCCTCCGGCAGCACGGTTTCAGGTGCCTGCCCGGCCGCTTCGTGCGCCATCGCGGCAGACACGTGCCGCGGCACGGCGTCGTGTACCAGCGACGACTGCAGCGGCGCATTCATCACCACCGCATCTTCGGCGACCACGTGCTCCGCGGCGCCCGGTTCGGCCGGCGCATCGGTCTCGCCCATCGCGGCCGCCTCGGCGGTCGCCACGTCGCCCGGCAGCTCGATCGCCGGCACGTGCGGCGTCGGCACCGGCTCGACGATGACGGCTTCGGGGTCGGCCCCGGTTTTCATGGAATCACCTGACGCGATCACGTCGGTGAGCACCGGAATCGCCGCGCGGTCATGCGACTGCGGCTGCGGTGCGTCGGGCGCGGACGCGCGCGCCGGCACCGGCTTGCCCGGCACCAGCACGTCGGTAAGCGTCGGGATCGAGGATGAATCGGCTTCTGTCACGGCAACACTCCGTCGACGGTTGCGGTTAGCTGCCCTGCTTGTAGTTGTTCAGCGCGTATCCGCGGTCGCGGTAGAACCGGTAGCGGTCGCGGCCCGCGGCCAGTTCGTCCGGCGCGTTGCCGACCACTTCGAGCAGGCGCTCGAAGCGGGCGAACTGCGCGGGCACGGCCGCGCCGAGGTTCAGCAGCACATGGTGATGCGGCGCGCGGTCGAGATCGGCGGCCAGCACGATCGGCGTGCCGGCTGCGTGCTCGCTGTCGACGCTGCAATGCGGGATGAAATCGAGCGGCGAGAACGTCCAGAGCTGCTCGTCGAGCGCGCGCAGGCGCGCGGGCTCGGCGAGCACGACGACCGGCTGCCCGGCCTGGTAGGCCTTGCGCAGCAGCCGGCACGCGTACGCGAGCGAATCGCCGACGTTCGAGTGGAAATCGATCCGCGTCATTGCCCGCGTACCCGCATCGTCGTCAACCCCACCATCACTGGCCGGCGCGGTCGATCAGGAACTGCGCGAGCAACGGCACCGGACGGCCCGTCGCCCCCTTCGCCGCACCACCCTTCCATGCGGTACCCGCGATGTCGAGGTGGGCCCACGGATAGCTCTCGGTGAAGCGCGACAGGAAGCACGCGGCCGTCACGGCGCCGGCCGGACGCCCGCCGATGTTCGCGAGATCCGCGAAGTTCGACTTCAGCTGGTCCTGGTACTCGTCGTCGAGCGGCATGCGCCATGCCGGGTCGTTCGCCTCGCGCGATGCGTCGAGCAACTCGCCCGCGAGCGCGTCGTCGGTCGAGAACAGGCCGCTGTTGTGGCCGCCCAGCGCGATCACGCAGGCGCCCGTCAGCGTCGCGACGTCGATCACCGCCGCCGGCTTGAAACGCTCGGCATACGTGAGCGCGTCGCACAGGATCAGGCGGCCTTCGGCGTCGGTGTTCAGCACTTCGATCGTCAGGCCCTTCATGCTGGTGACGATGTCGCCCGGCTTCGTCGCGTTGCCGCCCGGCATGTTTTCGCAGGTCGGCACGATCGCGACGACGTTGATCTTCAGGCCCATCTCGGCGACCGCACGCATCGTGCCGAGCACCGAACCCGCGCCGCACATGTCGTACTTCATCTCGTCCATGCCCTCGCCCGGCTTCAGCGAGATGCCGCCCGTGTCGAACGTGATGCCCTTGCCGACCAGCACGACCGGCGCGGCCTTCGCGGCGGCGCCCTGGTAGTGCAGCACGATGAATTGCGGCGGCTCGACCGATGCACGCGCGACCGACAGGAACGAGCCCATCTTCAGCGCCTGGATCTGCTTGAGCCCGAGGACTTCGGCCTTCAGGCCCCAATCCTTCGCGATCTTCTTCGCGGTGTTGCCGAGGTAGGTCGGCGTGCAGACGTTGCCGGGCAGGTTGCCGAGATCGCGGGTCAGATCCATGCCGTTCGCGAGCGCGACGGCCTGCTTGACCGCGACCTTCGCGGCCTTCTCGTCGGCCGGGTCGACGCTGAA
The DNA window shown above is from Burkholderia cepacia and carries:
- a CDS encoding c-type cytochrome, with the protein product MKQTILRALLVTLLTGSAVAARADQADGLTLAQRKNCMACHAVTKPLMGPSFRDIAGKYAARGDAVDYLAQSIVKGSVGVWGNVPMPANTQLTNTEAHTLAQWVLSLR
- a CDS encoding DUF2486 family protein; protein product: MTEADSSSIPTLTDVLVPGKPVPARASAPDAPQPQSHDRAAIPVLTDVIASGDSMKTGADPEAVIVEPVPTPHVPAIELPGDVATAEAAAMGETDAPAEPGAAEHVVAEDAVVMNAPLQSSLVHDAVPRHVSAAMAHEAAGQAPETVLPEAVVPAVAPQPDVAAAAGLTPEDAQHIAERLRNRLTNYLTGAGRDAIEARCRDALHEHSAWLVGQVTREVALALETEVMDWVRDAVDEEIARRRTSHSG
- a CDS encoding DNA polymerase III subunit chi, coding for MTRIDFHSNVGDSLAYACRLLRKAYQAGQPVVVLAEPARLRALDEQLWTFSPLDFIPHCSVDSEHAAGTPIVLAADLDRAPHHHVLLNLGAAVPAQFARFERLLEVVGNAPDELAAGRDRYRFYRDRGYALNNYKQGS
- a CDS encoding leucyl aminopeptidase; the protein is MDFSIKGCDWSKGEAKGFLTGKSDCIVLGIFEAQTLSGAALDIDTATKGLISRVVKAGDMDGKRGKTLFLHEVSGIGASRVLLVGLGKQDAFNQKAYNDAVTAAWRALLATKVVQVTFSLAQLPVDERSSDWGVRAAILALRNETYRFTQMKSKPEPASHTLKRVVFSVDPADEKAAKVAVKQAVALANGMDLTRDLGNLPGNVCTPTYLGNTAKKIAKDWGLKAEVLGLKQIQALKMGSFLSVARASVEPPQFIVLHYQGAAAKAAPVVLVGKGITFDTGGISLKPGEGMDEMKYDMCGAGSVLGTMRAVAEMGLKINVVAIVPTCENMPGGNATKPGDIVTSMKGLTIEVLNTDAEGRLILCDALTYAERFKPAAVIDVATLTGACVIALGGHNSGLFSTDDALAGELLDASREANDPAWRMPLDDEYQDQLKSNFADLANIGGRPAGAVTAACFLSRFTESYPWAHLDIAGTAWKGGAAKGATGRPVPLLAQFLIDRAGQ